One stretch of Musicola paradisiaca NCPPB 2511 DNA includes these proteins:
- a CDS encoding mannosyl-3-phosphoglycerate phosphatase-related protein, producing MPGITSDWMIFTDLDGSLLDHHSYDWSPAAEWLARLKAHHVPVVMTSSKTAAELCPLQQKLGLDGAPFIAENGAAITLPADWNDHPAFPQHVMATDYQAICRCLQELRAHHRFAFTGFADMDATQVAQATGLSQPLAALARQRLASEPLIWQDSAEAMAEFVRCLAHYQLALTEGGRFCHVMSHSVSKGAAVHWLLSQYRQREERLFFVIGLGDGPNDISLLEAMDYAVVIRGYVSDKVTLSPEFQGRYYRTQQTGPAGWREGLDHIALSI from the coding sequence ATGCCTGGAATCACATCGGACTGGATGATTTTTACCGATCTCGACGGATCGTTGCTGGATCATCACTCGTATGACTGGTCGCCTGCTGCCGAATGGCTGGCTCGGTTAAAAGCGCACCATGTCCCGGTGGTGATGACCAGCAGCAAGACTGCTGCGGAACTCTGCCCGTTGCAGCAGAAATTGGGGTTGGATGGCGCGCCATTCATCGCGGAAAACGGCGCAGCAATTACCCTTCCAGCCGACTGGAATGATCACCCTGCTTTTCCGCAGCACGTTATGGCGACCGACTATCAGGCAATTTGCCGTTGTTTGCAGGAGTTGCGCGCCCACCACCGGTTTGCATTCACCGGATTTGCCGATATGGATGCCACGCAGGTGGCTCAGGCGACCGGTTTGAGCCAGCCGTTGGCGGCGTTGGCCCGGCAGCGGCTGGCTTCGGAGCCGCTAATTTGGCAAGACAGTGCCGAGGCCATGGCGGAGTTTGTCCGTTGTCTGGCGCATTATCAGCTCGCACTGACTGAAGGCGGCCGTTTCTGCCATGTGATGAGCCATTCGGTCAGTAAAGGTGCCGCCGTTCACTGGTTGCTGTCGCAGTACCGGCAGCGGGAAGAACGCCTTTTTTTCGTCATCGGTCTGGGCGATGGGCCTAACGATATTTCTTTACTGGAGGCAATGGATTACGCCGTCGTCATCCGTGGGTACGTGAGTGATAAAGTGACGTTGTCACCAGAGTTCCAGGGGCGTTATTACCGTACTCAACAGACTGGGCCCGCAGGGTGGCGCGAAGGTCTGGATCATATCGCGTTGTCAATATGA
- a CDS encoding glycosyltransferase family protein codes for MSEFYQDGIITNFHNLTHRNVEELEYDLQVFSGQNSMGLILPSLFSELEGPALGKIIDELAQVPYLGEIVIGLDRADAEQFCFAHEFFSRLPQRHRILWNDGPRLTKLSQELVERELAPMEAGKGRNVWFCVGYTLASRRTSCIALHDCDIVTYDRNLLARLLYPIANPHFHYDFCKGYYARVADGKLNGRVGRLLVFPLLKSLQNVYGNSDYLEYMRSFRYPLSGEFAMRSHILRNLRIPSDWGLEIGVLSEIHRGTATSRICQVDIADNYDHKHQPMSESDPTSGLQRMAMDITKALYRKLAIQGVGITADSFRVLRATYYRTALDMIDSFEHDARMNGLHFDRHTEESAVELFADVITLSGQVYNDSPGDKPFVPSWNRVQSAFPDILERLYEAVEADNQEMSGGR; via the coding sequence ATGAGTGAGTTTTATCAGGATGGCATCATCACCAATTTCCATAATCTTACCCACCGTAATGTCGAAGAACTGGAATATGACCTACAGGTTTTCTCTGGCCAGAACAGTATGGGGTTAATCCTCCCTTCCCTGTTCTCCGAATTGGAAGGGCCGGCGCTGGGAAAAATTATTGACGAACTGGCGCAGGTTCCCTATCTGGGGGAGATTGTGATTGGGCTTGACCGGGCTGACGCGGAACAGTTTTGCTTCGCCCACGAGTTTTTTTCCCGCCTGCCCCAGCGTCATCGGATTCTGTGGAATGACGGCCCACGGTTGACCAAACTCAGCCAAGAGCTTGTGGAACGGGAATTAGCGCCGATGGAGGCCGGGAAAGGGCGCAATGTATGGTTTTGCGTCGGTTATACACTGGCCTCCAGACGCACGTCCTGCATTGCATTGCACGATTGTGACATTGTCACTTATGACCGCAACCTGCTGGCGCGGCTGCTCTATCCCATCGCCAATCCGCACTTTCATTACGACTTTTGCAAAGGTTATTACGCCCGGGTCGCTGATGGAAAATTGAATGGCCGTGTTGGTCGTTTGCTGGTTTTCCCGTTGCTAAAATCGTTGCAAAACGTGTATGGCAATTCGGATTACCTGGAATATATGCGCAGTTTTCGCTATCCGCTGTCCGGCGAATTCGCCATGCGTAGCCACATCCTGCGTAACCTGCGTATTCCCAGCGATTGGGGGCTGGAGATAGGCGTCTTGTCGGAAATTCATCGCGGTACGGCGACCAGTCGTATCTGTCAGGTAGATATCGCCGATAACTACGACCATAAGCATCAGCCCATGTCCGAGTCTGACCCCACTTCCGGTTTGCAACGCATGGCGATGGATATCACCAAGGCGCTATATCGCAAACTGGCGATTCAGGGCGTTGGGATCACCGCCGATTCGTTTCGGGTGCTGCGAGCGACCTACTATCGCACGGCGCTGGATATGATCGATTCGTTTGAGCATGACGCCCGCATGAATGGCCTGCATTTTGACCGGCATACGGAAGAGTCTGCGGTGGAGCTGTTTGCCGATGTGATCACCCTGTCTGGACAGGTCTATAACGACAGTCCGGGGGATAAACCGTTTGTGCCAAGCTGGAACCGGGTGCAGTCGGCATTTCCTGATATTCTGGAGCGCCTTTATGAGGCAGTAGAAGCAGATAATCAGGAAATGAGCGGCGGGAGATAG
- a CDS encoding class I SAM-dependent methyltransferase, with product MEKSKSHQQAVEQQFGNQARAYLSSAVHAQGEDLNELARRFLDTPQAHVLDLGCGAGHVSFTLASRVAQVVACDLSLRMLEVVAQTSAERELTTVTTRQAVAESLPFADASFDAVISRYSAHHWQDVPRALREVKRVLKPGGEAIFIDVVSPGYPMLDVFLQTVEMLRDTSHVRDYAPGEWLTFCTEAGLNIKSLTTARLPLEFQSWVARMRTPDAFVVAIQALQKAASAPVKRHYDIQDDGSFTVDTAFIVASC from the coding sequence ATGGAAAAGAGTAAGAGTCATCAACAAGCCGTTGAACAACAGTTCGGCAACCAGGCGCGGGCCTATCTCTCCAGCGCTGTACATGCACAAGGCGAAGACCTCAACGAACTGGCCCGGCGTTTTCTCGATACCCCTCAGGCACACGTACTGGATCTGGGATGCGGCGCCGGTCATGTCAGTTTTACCTTGGCCAGCCGGGTCGCGCAGGTTGTCGCCTGCGATTTGTCGCTCCGCATGCTGGAGGTTGTCGCTCAAACCTCAGCAGAGCGCGAATTGACGACCGTCACTACCCGCCAGGCGGTTGCCGAATCGCTCCCGTTCGCAGATGCAAGTTTTGATGCGGTCATCAGCCGGTATTCCGCACACCATTGGCAGGATGTCCCCCGCGCGTTGCGGGAAGTGAAGAGGGTGCTCAAGCCCGGCGGCGAGGCAATCTTTATCGATGTGGTCTCACCCGGGTATCCGATGCTGGATGTGTTTCTGCAAACCGTGGAAATGCTGCGGGATACGTCCCATGTGCGTGATTACGCCCCAGGAGAATGGTTGACCTTCTGCACCGAAGCCGGACTGAATATTAAATCGCTCACCACCGCCCGTCTGCCTTTGGAATTTCAGAGCTGGGTGGCACGCATGCGCACGCCGGACGCTTTCGTTGTCGCCATTCAGGCCCTGCAGAAAGCCGCATCGGCCCCGGTAAAACGTCATTACGACATTCAGGACGACGGATCGTTTACGGTAGATACGGCGTTTATTGTCGCTTCATGCTAA
- a CDS encoding cytochrome P450, whose product MQLHELMNPQYSDQPFLLYRKLHALGPLIQAGDHVMISGSHAIIEALLNDRRVGKNYMESVRLRFGDDVAERPVFKGISKMFLVMNPPEHTRLRGLVMKSFSSKEIQLIRDTAIMTANVLVDTFIARGRCDLAKEFAFPFPARIICRMLGVPESDAQAFSNAASTLVKVFDPQITEQDLLSAGEAFTALYNYFSALIMDRQKYAGDDLVSLFLRSENNGDRLQHDEIIANVILLFIAGHETTSNMICNAVLALHDNPMELELLRQNRALIPAAVTECLRYDSSVQMIYRIAQDDIDVQGHIIAQGTRFFLILGAANHDPAVFSAPDVLNIRRREGRALSFGGGIHHCLGYRLALAEMEIALEVLLTRLPEMRLLKSGMERNHRANLRGVSALPVIW is encoded by the coding sequence ATGCAACTTCATGAATTGATGAATCCACAGTATTCTGACCAGCCTTTTCTTCTCTATCGGAAACTCCATGCACTGGGGCCGCTGATCCAAGCCGGCGATCACGTCATGATCAGCGGCAGTCACGCCATCATTGAGGCGCTACTGAACGACCGCCGGGTCGGCAAAAACTATATGGAGAGCGTTCGGTTGCGTTTTGGTGATGACGTTGCTGAGCGACCGGTATTCAAGGGAATCAGCAAAATGTTTCTGGTCATGAATCCGCCGGAACATACCCGACTGAGGGGGCTGGTCATGAAGTCGTTCAGTAGCAAAGAAATCCAACTGATCAGGGATACCGCGATCATGACAGCTAATGTGCTGGTCGATACTTTCATTGCACGGGGACGCTGCGATCTGGCAAAGGAGTTTGCATTTCCTTTCCCGGCCCGCATTATCTGTCGGATGTTGGGCGTGCCGGAGTCAGACGCTCAGGCGTTTAGCAATGCGGCGTCTACCTTGGTAAAGGTCTTTGATCCGCAAATTACGGAGCAGGATTTGCTGAGTGCCGGGGAGGCATTCACCGCGTTGTACAACTATTTCAGCGCCCTTATCATGGACCGCCAAAAATACGCCGGTGATGACCTGGTGTCGCTTTTTCTGCGCAGTGAGAATAACGGCGACAGATTGCAGCATGATGAGATTATTGCCAACGTCATACTGCTGTTTATCGCTGGGCATGAAACCACCTCAAACATGATATGCAATGCGGTATTGGCTCTGCATGACAATCCGATGGAACTGGAACTGCTGCGACAGAACCGCGCCCTGATACCCGCCGCCGTGACGGAGTGCCTTCGGTACGATAGCTCCGTGCAGATGATCTATCGTATCGCTCAGGATGATATCGATGTGCAGGGCCATATCATCGCACAGGGAACCCGCTTTTTTCTGATCCTGGGCGCCGCCAATCATGATCCGGCGGTATTTTCCGCCCCGGATGTGTTGAATATCCGGCGACGGGAAGGACGCGCGCTGTCTTTTGGCGGCGGTATTCACCATTGTCTGGGCTACCGACTGGCGTTGGCGGAAATGGAGATCGCACTGGAAGTATTACTGACTCGCCTACCGGAAATGCGCCTGCTGAAGAGCGGTATGGAGCGCAACCATCGGGCAAACCTGCGCGGCGTGAGTGCGCTGCCTGTTATCTGGTGA
- the ydfG gene encoding bifunctional NADP-dependent 3-hydroxy acid dehydrogenase/3-hydroxypropionate dehydrogenase YdfG translates to MIILVTGATAGFGESITRKFIKAGHQVVATGRRQERLDSLKAEFGEAVHVLRLDVRDRKAVEQAIAALPEAWRHIDVLVNNAGLALGLEPAHRASVDDWETMIDTNNKGLVYMTHAVLPSMVARNIGHVINIGSTAGNWPYAGGNVYGASKAFVRQFSLGLRTDLFGTQVRVTNIEPGLVGGTEFSAVRFKGNEDKVRQTYDKANPLTPDDVAEAVFWVATLPAHVNINTLEMMPVNQTYAGLKVHRDE, encoded by the coding sequence ATGATCATTTTAGTCACTGGCGCCACCGCAGGATTTGGCGAGTCGATTACCCGGAAATTCATCAAGGCCGGACACCAGGTCGTCGCGACCGGGCGCCGTCAGGAACGTCTGGATTCATTGAAAGCGGAATTCGGTGAAGCGGTGCATGTGCTGCGTCTGGATGTCCGCGATCGCAAGGCGGTCGAACAGGCGATTGCCGCGCTGCCTGAGGCATGGCGCCATATTGATGTTTTGGTGAACAACGCCGGATTGGCGCTGGGCCTGGAGCCGGCTCATCGGGCTTCAGTCGATGATTGGGAAACCATGATCGATACCAATAACAAAGGGCTGGTGTATATGACCCACGCTGTATTGCCCAGCATGGTGGCGCGGAATATCGGCCATGTTATCAATATTGGCTCTACGGCGGGCAACTGGCCTTATGCCGGCGGTAATGTCTACGGTGCAAGCAAAGCGTTTGTCCGTCAGTTCAGTTTAGGATTGCGTACCGACCTGTTCGGCACCCAGGTACGGGTCACTAACATCGAACCGGGACTGGTAGGAGGCACTGAATTTTCAGCGGTGCGTTTCAAAGGTAATGAAGATAAAGTGCGCCAGACTTATGACAAAGCCAACCCGCTGACGCCGGACGACGTGGCGGAAGCCGTATTCTGGGTAGCGACGTTGCCCGCGCATGTGAATATCAATACGCTCGAAATGATGCCGGTCAACCAGACCTATGCCGGGTTGAAGGTTCATCGCGACGAATGA
- a CDS encoding DUF1283 family protein, with protein MQKTSRHLLFSLAGLLMAGLWQPAQAATQHVIIENGNSALSKEAARQSSEQWNDTRNLRRKVNSRAEKEFDKVERAIDGEEKCNASSNFNAYWEAKTSRCLDRRTGRPAMP; from the coding sequence ATGCAGAAAACATCTCGTCACTTACTTTTTTCTCTGGCCGGTTTGCTGATGGCCGGCCTCTGGCAGCCCGCACAGGCAGCCACGCAACATGTGATTATCGAAAACGGCAACAGCGCCCTGTCCAAAGAAGCCGCACGGCAAAGTAGCGAGCAATGGAATGACACCCGCAATTTGCGTCGAAAGGTCAACAGCCGCGCCGAAAAAGAATTCGATAAAGTGGAACGTGCGATCGATGGCGAAGAAAAATGTAACGCCAGCAGCAACTTTAATGCGTACTGGGAAGCCAAAACCTCCCGCTGCCTTGACCGCCGAACCGGGCGCCCGGCGATGCCCTGA
- the bioD gene encoding dethiobiotin synthase codes for MLKRIFVTGTDTAVGKTIVSKALLQALTKAGKTVAGYKPIGKGCTETEAGLRNNDALILQEASSLTLSYEQVNPVALMEDEISASEGVIRYSAMTQGLNQLGEMADVVIVEGSGGWRTLMNDMRTYSDWVIQEQLPVILVVGIKLGCINHALLTAQAVINDGLPLAGWVANRINPGLANYAEIIHALRKKIPAPQLGELPYLPRASQRDLSSYIDLSALMQ; via the coding sequence ATGTTAAAGCGTATTTTTGTTACAGGTACCGATACAGCCGTTGGTAAAACGATTGTATCCAAAGCGTTATTACAGGCGCTGACGAAGGCCGGCAAAACCGTGGCGGGTTATAAACCCATCGGCAAAGGCTGTACGGAGACGGAAGCAGGGCTGCGTAACAATGATGCGTTGATTCTGCAAGAAGCGTCGTCACTGACGCTGTCCTACGAACAGGTAAATCCAGTGGCGCTGATGGAAGATGAAATCAGCGCCAGCGAAGGGGTAATCCGCTATAGCGCCATGACGCAAGGCCTGAACCAGCTTGGCGAAATGGCGGACGTGGTGATCGTGGAAGGCAGCGGCGGTTGGCGGACGCTGATGAATGATATGCGTACTTATTCCGATTGGGTTATACAGGAACAACTGCCGGTGATTTTGGTGGTTGGCATTAAGCTGGGGTGCATCAATCATGCGTTGCTGACGGCGCAAGCGGTCATCAATGACGGGCTACCACTGGCTGGCTGGGTCGCTAACCGTATCAACCCGGGGCTTGCCAATTACGCTGAAATTATCCATGCCTTGCGTAAAAAGATCCCGGCGCCGCAGCTGGGCGAGTTGCCGTACCTGCCGCGTGCCAGCCAACGCGATTTATCGTCCTACATCGATCTGTCCGCGTTAATGCAATAA
- the mlc gene encoding sugar metabolism global transcriptional regulator Mlc: MIASGQPGHIDQIKQMNAGGVYRLIDEYGPISRIELSKKAQLAPASITKIVRELMDAHLVKETEYQEIGSRGRPAIGLVLDTDAWHYLSVRISREWATLALRDLSSKLVVEDDVPLPAQHAESLLDRLLSEIDHFFIRHQKKLERLTAIAITSPGMVDSTTGIIHRMPFYNIEDMAIGPVLTERTGVPVYLQHDICAWTMAEALFGAARGCRNIIQLVIDHNVGAGVITDGRILHAGSRNLVEIGHTQVDPYGKRCYCGNHGCLETVASTESMLELAQQRLNVSMSSMLHGSPLSVESLCSAALNGDPLARDIIMDVGNNVGRIAAIMVNLFNPEKILVGSPLNQAADILYPAMMDCIRRQALPAYSHNLQVTATHFYNQGTIPGAALVKDALYNGSLLIKLLQG; encoded by the coding sequence GTGATTGCCAGTGGTCAGCCCGGACACATCGATCAGATAAAACAGATGAATGCAGGAGGCGTGTATCGGCTGATTGATGAATATGGTCCCATCTCGCGCATTGAGTTATCCAAGAAGGCGCAGCTTGCACCGGCCAGTATTACGAAAATTGTGCGCGAACTGATGGATGCCCATCTGGTAAAGGAAACGGAATATCAGGAAATCGGCAGTCGCGGCCGGCCCGCTATCGGCCTGGTGCTGGATACTGATGCCTGGCACTACCTTTCCGTGCGCATCAGCCGCGAATGGGCGACGCTGGCGCTCCGTGATTTGAGCAGCAAACTGGTGGTGGAGGATGACGTTCCGCTACCGGCGCAACATGCGGAATCGCTGTTGGATCGGCTCCTCTCTGAAATTGACCACTTTTTTATTCGCCACCAGAAAAAGCTGGAACGTCTGACAGCCATCGCCATCACATCCCCCGGCATGGTGGATTCAACCACCGGCATCATTCATCGCATGCCGTTTTACAATATCGAAGACATGGCTATCGGCCCGGTGTTGACTGAACGGACTGGCGTGCCGGTTTACCTGCAACACGATATCTGCGCCTGGACGATGGCTGAGGCGCTGTTCGGCGCCGCCCGTGGATGCCGTAATATTATTCAGCTGGTGATCGACCACAATGTCGGGGCCGGGGTGATTACTGATGGGCGCATTCTGCATGCCGGCAGCCGTAATCTGGTGGAGATCGGCCATACGCAAGTTGATCCTTACGGTAAACGTTGTTACTGCGGTAATCACGGCTGTCTGGAAACGGTTGCCAGCACCGAGAGCATGCTGGAGCTGGCGCAGCAGCGGTTGAACGTGTCCATGAGCTCGATGCTGCACGGTTCGCCGCTCAGCGTCGAGTCGTTGTGTTCCGCCGCGCTAAACGGCGACCCGCTCGCCCGAGATATCATCATGGACGTCGGCAATAATGTGGGACGTATCGCCGCCATCATGGTTAATTTGTTCAACCCGGAAAAAATCCTGGTCGGCTCCCCGCTGAATCAGGCCGCCGATATCCTGTATCCCGCCATGATGGACTGCATCCGTCGGCAAGCGTTGCCAGCCTATAGCCATAATCTTCAAGTTACCGCCACGCATTTCTACAATCAGGGAACCATTCCCGGTGCCGCGCTGGTGAAAGACGCGCTCTACAACGGTTCATTGCTAATAAAACTGCTGCAAGGGTAG
- a CDS encoding LysR family transcriptional regulator, producing MNIELRHLRYFIAVAEELHFGRAAEKLNISQPPLSQQIQILEEQVGARLLERNNRNVRLTPAGQQFLKESWGIINQVNQAAERAARIQRGELGELSIGFTSSAPFVNKVSRSLLHFRQAYPDVHIQMLEINTKQQIEPLLSGKLDLGVMRNNPLPDALHHQLLLHEPMVAVVHEEHPLASSPEECISIQQLANEPFVFFSREVGTALYDEILTLLKKYDIKPYITQEVGEAMTIIGLVSSGLGVSLLPASFRRIRVDGVKYLSLKEKDAISEMWLVTPQHRPLTSAAQTLIALMLSTSNKKYVR from the coding sequence ATGAATATCGAACTCAGACATTTACGCTATTTCATTGCCGTCGCCGAAGAACTTCATTTCGGTCGGGCGGCGGAAAAACTCAATATTTCCCAACCGCCGTTAAGCCAACAGATTCAAATACTGGAAGAACAGGTGGGCGCCAGACTGCTGGAGCGCAATAACCGCAATGTCCGTCTTACACCGGCCGGCCAGCAATTTTTAAAAGAGTCCTGGGGAATCATCAATCAGGTCAATCAGGCGGCGGAGCGGGCGGCGCGCATCCAGCGGGGAGAACTGGGCGAGCTCAGTATCGGTTTTACATCCTCTGCGCCGTTCGTCAATAAAGTGTCGCGCAGTTTGCTGCATTTTCGCCAGGCCTATCCTGATGTTCACATCCAGATGCTGGAGATCAACACCAAGCAGCAGATCGAACCGCTGCTCAGCGGCAAGCTGGATCTGGGGGTCATGCGCAATAATCCGCTGCCCGATGCGTTGCACCACCAACTGTTATTGCATGAACCGATGGTTGCCGTGGTGCATGAAGAACATCCGCTGGCGTCATCGCCGGAGGAATGCATCAGCATCCAGCAACTGGCCAACGAGCCCTTTGTCTTTTTCTCACGCGAAGTAGGTACCGCGTTGTACGACGAAATCCTGACGCTGCTCAAAAAATACGATATCAAACCTTATATTACGCAGGAGGTGGGCGAGGCGATGACCATTATCGGTCTGGTTTCCTCCGGCTTGGGGGTGTCATTGTTGCCCGCGTCATTCCGTCGTATTCGGGTTGATGGCGTGAAATATCTATCCCTGAAAGAAAAGGATGCCATTAGCGAAATGTGGCTGGTGACACCGCAGCATCGGCCGTTGACCTCGGCCGCACAAACGCTAATTGCCTTAATGCTGAGCACCAGCAACAAAAAATATGTGCGTTAA
- a CDS encoding MFS transporter gives MSASVIDDIQYPRKTSISTYKIPFISRGTPQFIRVTLALFSAGLATFALLYCVQPILPVLSLAFDVSPATGSLSLSVSTITMAIGLLFTGPLSDTIGRKNVMVVSLLLAAICTLICSFMTSWHAILVMRALTGLALSGVAAVAMTYLSEEIHPSVVAFSMGLYISGNSIGGMSGRLLTGVMTDFFGWRIAMAAIGFIALAASITFWRALPASRHFRAGSLRPRTLLINARLHWRDAGLPLLFVEGFLLMGSFVTLFNYISYRLLAEPYHLSQTVVGMLSVVFLTGSYASPRAGAMTVRFGRGPVLVGFTALMLLGLLVTMCDSLIAVFFGMMLFTAGFFASHSVASSWIGLRAQRAKGQAASMYLFFYYLGSSLAGTTGGFFWYHYGWNGVVVFLSLLLFMAVLIGFKLNALTHK, from the coding sequence ATGTCCGCTTCTGTCATTGATGACATTCAATATCCACGTAAAACCTCTATTTCGACCTATAAAATTCCGTTCATCAGCCGCGGTACGCCCCAGTTCATTCGGGTGACGCTGGCGCTGTTTTCCGCCGGCCTGGCTACCTTTGCCCTTCTATACTGCGTTCAGCCGATTCTGCCGGTGTTGTCGCTGGCGTTTGATGTTTCTCCGGCGACCGGCAGCCTGTCCTTGTCGGTATCCACCATCACGATGGCGATCGGGCTGCTGTTTACCGGCCCCTTGTCCGATACCATCGGACGTAAAAACGTCATGGTGGTTTCGTTGCTGTTGGCGGCAATCTGTACGCTGATATGCAGCTTTATGACCAGCTGGCACGCCATCCTGGTGATGCGCGCCTTAACCGGCTTAGCGTTAAGCGGCGTTGCCGCGGTCGCGATGACGTATTTGAGCGAAGAAATTCACCCGAGCGTAGTGGCCTTTTCCATGGGGTTGTATATCAGCGGCAACTCGATTGGCGGTATGAGCGGTCGGTTGCTGACCGGGGTCATGACCGATTTTTTTGGCTGGCGTATAGCCATGGCGGCGATCGGTTTTATCGCCCTGGCCGCATCCATCACTTTTTGGCGAGCGTTGCCGGCGTCCCGCCATTTTCGCGCCGGCTCCCTGCGGCCGCGAACCTTGCTGATCAATGCCCGTTTGCACTGGCGGGATGCCGGTCTGCCCCTGCTGTTTGTGGAAGGTTTCCTGCTGATGGGGTCTTTTGTGACGCTGTTCAACTATATTAGCTACCGCCTGCTGGCTGAACCTTACCATCTGAGCCAAACCGTGGTCGGTATGCTGTCCGTGGTTTTTCTGACCGGTAGTTACGCCTCTCCTCGCGCGGGCGCGATGACTGTCCGTTTTGGTCGCGGGCCGGTACTCGTCGGTTTTACTGCGCTTATGTTGTTGGGATTGCTTGTGACGATGTGCGACTCGTTGATTGCGGTCTTCTTCGGCATGATGTTGTTCACGGCTGGCTTCTTTGCCTCCCATTCGGTGGCGAGCAGCTGGATTGGGCTGCGTGCGCAACGCGCCAAAGGTCAGGCCGCCTCCATGTACCTGTTTTTCTACTATCTGGGTTCCAGCCTGGCGGGAACAACCGGCGGATTCTTTTGGTATCACTACGGCTGGAATGGTGTCGTCGTGTTCTTATCCCTGCTGCTGTTCATGGCCGTACTCATCGGTTTCAAACTTAATGCGTTGACTCACAAATAA
- the tus gene encoding DNA replication terminus site-binding protein, translating to MAAYDLIERMTTHFRLMEMALKDMQQLFLSFHYLGGCIHPLPSVDKGCEHDPVNRIAVCRHTGETARDLGLQHFRRLFIHHYSERVSSKSAIRLPGVLCFAVKPQEIQAASDLIAKINRLKSELEQIITVESGLEPEQRFDFVHTHLRGLITLSAYRQVIMLTDPASVRFGWANKNIIKNLTREELLANLEKSVQSGRAVAPYSKEQRASLIAAEINEITALPASAILKIKRPVKVQPIARVWYPDEQKQVQYPCPSPLLVLCQEGMMPIIGELEDYDADNIRHRHKPQAKPLRLIIPRLHLYVDES from the coding sequence ATGGCTGCATACGATTTAATAGAACGCATGACGACGCATTTTCGGCTCATGGAAATGGCGCTGAAAGACATGCAACAGCTCTTTTTGTCTTTCCACTATCTGGGGGGATGTATTCATCCGTTGCCCTCGGTGGATAAAGGCTGTGAACACGACCCGGTCAACCGCATCGCGGTTTGCCGTCATACCGGCGAAACGGCGCGAGATTTGGGGCTACAACATTTCCGGCGCTTATTCATTCACCATTATTCTGAGCGCGTCAGCAGCAAATCGGCGATTCGCCTCCCCGGCGTGCTTTGTTTCGCCGTGAAGCCACAGGAAATCCAGGCCGCCAGCGACCTGATCGCGAAAATCAACCGGCTAAAGTCTGAGCTGGAACAGATTATTACCGTCGAATCCGGGTTGGAGCCTGAGCAACGCTTTGATTTTGTACACACCCACCTTCGTGGATTGATCACATTAAGCGCTTATCGTCAGGTCATCATGCTGACCGATCCCGCGTCCGTTCGTTTTGGCTGGGCCAATAAAAACATCATTAAAAATCTGACGCGCGAAGAACTGCTGGCAAATCTGGAAAAAAGCGTGCAATCCGGCCGTGCGGTGGCGCCCTACAGCAAAGAACAGCGAGCATCGCTGATCGCTGCAGAAATTAATGAGATAACCGCGCTACCGGCCAGTGCGATATTGAAAATCAAACGCCCGGTCAAAGTACAGCCGATTGCCCGGGTCTGGTATCCGGATGAGCAGAAACAAGTACAGTATCCCTGCCCATCACCGCTGCTGGTGCTATGCCAGGAAGGCATGATGCCGATTATCGGCGAACTCGAGGACTATGATGCCGATAACATCCGACATCGACATAAACCTCAGGCGAAACCGTTGCGGCTTATCATCCCCCGGCTGCATCTCTATGTTGATGAGAGCTAG